A region of Chelonia mydas isolate rCheMyd1 chromosome 7, rCheMyd1.pri.v2, whole genome shotgun sequence DNA encodes the following proteins:
- the MRPS25 gene encoding 28S ribosomal protein S25, mitochondrial — protein MPMKGRFPIRRTLQYLTQGEIVFKGAVKVMTVNYNTRGELSEGARKFVFFNIPQIQYKNPWVQIMMFKNMTPSPFLRFYLDSGEQVLVDVEDKSNKEIVEHVKKILGKSEETLQKEEQEKKKLSHPATFGPKKYHLRECMCEIEGQIPCPGLVPLPKEMTGKYKAAMKEKAIS, from the exons ATGCCGATGAAGGGCCGGTTCCCCATCCGCAGGACCCTGCAGTACCTGACCCAGGGGGAGATCGTCTTCAAGGGCGCGGTGAAGGTGATGACCGTGAACTACAACACCCGGGGGGAGCTGAGCGAGGGGGCCAG GAAATTTGTGTTTTTCAACATCCCTCAGATTCAGTACAAAAACCCCTGGGTCCAGATCATGATGTTTAAGAACATGACCCCTTCGCCGTTTCTGAGGTTCTATTTAG ATAGTGGTGAGCAAGTCTTGGTTGATGTGGAAGATAAAAGCAACAAAGAGATAGTGGAGCACGTTAAAAAAATCTTGGGTAAAAGCGA GGAAACGCTACAGAAAgaggagcaagagaaaaagaaGCTGTCTCATCCTGCAACCTTTGGACCTAAAAAATATCACCTGCGGGAATGTATGTGTGAAATCGAAGGCCAGATTCCTTGCCCTGGTCTAGTACCACTGCCTAAAGAGATGACGGGCAAATATAAAGCTGCCATGAAAGAAAAAGCCATATCCTGA